The following proteins are encoded in a genomic region of Dyadobacter sp. UC 10:
- a CDS encoding rRNA adenine methyltransferase, whose product MFFDPENHVVKLCAEGITFEGEPEKAGLYYLMAWEAATNNEERFIAAHYVARIQPSALEKLKWDQIALTEALSVDKEYLKAAYPSLYLNLGKCHEDLSNFEAATEHYQQGLTFSDYLKDDGYGKMVKMRLESGLKRVSPKTST is encoded by the coding sequence ATGTTCTTTGATCCGGAAAACCATGTTGTAAAGCTATGCGCGGAGGGAATAACATTTGAAGGTGAGCCTGAAAAGGCTGGTTTATATTATCTAATGGCGTGGGAAGCGGCAACCAATAATGAAGAACGATTCATCGCCGCTCACTACGTTGCCCGGATACAGCCCAGCGCTTTGGAAAAGCTAAAGTGGGATCAAATCGCTTTGACGGAAGCATTGAGCGTGGATAAAGAATATCTTAAGGCCGCATATCCTTCTTTGTATTTGAATCTTGGTAAATGCCATGAAGACTTGTCTAACTTCGAAGCTGCCACTGAACACTATCAACAAGGCTTAACATTTAGTGATTATCTCAAAGATGACGGGTACGGCAAAATGGTAAAAATGAGGCTTGAAAGCGGGCTAAAACGGGTTTCACCGAAAACTTCCACTTAA